The Engystomops pustulosus chromosome 9, aEngPut4.maternal, whole genome shotgun sequence genome includes a window with the following:
- the LOC140077045 gene encoding carbohydrate sulfotransferase 4-like produces the protein MAPRLALLRYASIALLTFLSVWILHTTVDLESGGVKRTHVLIVSSWRSGSSFLGQILNHHPDVFYVYEPARMVWLKFPKEKAGLLHYPIRDLLRSLFACDISPLYEYLPSSKYISNLPFWSESWALCSPPACNALDLPTDYDQPICYRTCGHAPLTSMAESCEAHSHVVLKTVRVLDLRYLLPLFQDPSLDLRVIHLVRDPRAVVLSRMKFQGYLNDEDLIVFREEQEKKKKKETQPNVTQVMGKICKAQMSINEFARQADKALQRKYLMIRHEDLSKEPLAVGKKIYEFAGLSFDEDVQKWLHNVTHEKEPAKKGFMTFVGDSMQIVQKWRKELAYNVVVEIQDACAEAMELFGYRKVRNPKEQKNLALNLVTDVEKDS, from the coding sequence ATGGCTCCTCGTCTTGCACTCCTTCGCTATGCATCCATCGCGCTTCTCACCTTCCTCTCCGTATGGATTCTTCACACTACGGTGGACTTGGAAAGCGGTGGAGTAAAACGCACTCATGTCCTTATTGTGTCATCTTGGAGGTCTGGCTCCTCTTTCTTGGGACAGATATTGAACCATCACCCGGATGTATTTTACGTGTACGAGCCAGCAAGAATGGTTTGGCTGAAATTTCCGAAAGAGAAAGCGGGTCTATTGCATTATCCAATCAGAGACCTCCTCCGCTCTCTATTCGCCTGTGACATATCACCTCTCTACGAATACCTCCCAAGTAGTAAATACATTTCTAATCTTCCTTTTTGGTCTGAGAGTTGGGCCTTATGTTCTCCCCCTGCTTGCAATGCTTTAGATCTGCCAACAGACTACGACCAGCCTATTTGTTATAGGACTTGTGGTCATGCTCCCTTGACGAGTATGGCAGAGTCATGTGAGGCCCATAGTCACGTGGTGCTGAAGACCGTTCGTGTACTGGACCTTAGGTATCTTCTACCACTTTTTCAAGATCCCAGCCTTGACCTTAGAGTTATTCATCTAGTGAGGGATCCACGAGCAGTTGTGTTGTCACGGATGAAGTTCCAGGGCTATCTAAATGACGAGGACCTTATTGTGTTTAGAGAAGAAcaagaaaagaagaagaagaaggagacgcAACCCAACGTCACCCAAGTTATGGGCAAAATCTGTAAAGCCCAAATGTCAATCAATGAGTTTGCCAGACAAGCGGATAAAGCCCTTCAAAGAAAGTATCTGATGATACGGCACGAGGACTTATCTAAAGAACCGTTGGCGGTGGGCAAGAAGATCTACGAATTTGCCGGTCTGAGCTTTGACGAAGATGTTCAGAAGTGGTTGCACAACGTCACCCATGAAAAAGAACCAGCTAAAAAGGGGTTCATGACCTTCGTTGGGGACTCCATGCAAATAGTTCAGAAGTGGAGGAAGGAGCTTGCCTATAACGTGGTCGTAGAGATCCAGGACGCTTGTGCGGAGGCCATGGAACTCTTTGGATACAGAAAAGTTAGGAATCCGAAGGAGCAGAAGAATCTGGCGCTAAACCTGGTGACCGACGTCGAGAAGGACAGTTAG